tactttGATTgaacatttttctaaaaacgTTGGAACAGTAAGATTAAATTCGTGATATTTGGCAAATCATTGTTTAACACATTGAATCCAATATTTAGTTGATCATTCTTGTGACGCCTGTTTCATCTATCGTGTTTTTTATCTCGCACCTTATCGCTCGATCTCACGAAACCTTCAAAATCTCGCTTTTattagggaaaaaaagcagggaaacaggaaaaagactGCGCTTCGTTTGTAGTTTTCCCTCGGATTCTACGATAAATAACGGACGAGCAGTCTCGTAGCTCCGCTAACACAATTGTCTACTCTATGTCAACATAGGCGGCCGCTGATGCCAGATCGAATGACACGCGGGATGCTTTTGAAAGCCCACCACACACTTGCTCTGAATCGGGAAAACGTGGCTCTGAGGGTAAAGACGTGCTCTCTGTGGCGTCCTGGACCCAAGCCAACGGGAAAAATCACCAAACGCCGGCTAACGTTATAAAAACAGTGCGTGCAACGTCAGCCATGCAGGAAATAAATCTAAAACTTCCACTCGCAACCGAGGCCTTCGACTGGAACGCTGTTCACGAGAATGGATACAGCCCCTCGCCCGGCAAACAGAGCTCTGTGTTTGTCGACAGCGATGTTAGACATCGTCAACACGAGCAGAATATTCCTTCCCGGACCTTTGATGCCCCGCTGTTTGTGGATTCTCTCCCTCGGGGAAGTGGGACTGAAACTGCCAGCAGCAAGAGGGATTTCGAGatttggaaaacaaacaagccgTTCCCTCTAGAGCCAGAAAACGACAACAAAACAGGGAACTTGCAATCTGAGGTCACCAAAATAGTTCCTCTCAAGCCTCAGAGATCCAAGAAGTCTCTGAATAAAGATGTGAGTCCCGCCCAGATCTGGTCTGATAGAGGAGTCCCCGAAGTGAACGTGACCCAATTGAAAGACGGATCATGGCAGGCAGGAAGGGAGGATCAAGACTGTGAAGAGCAGCATTTCAGGGGTCCAGTGGGACAAAGTCCGAGCCAGAGAGGAGGTGAGACCTTCTACGGCTCCGATTTTAAAGACgttctcttctgctgctccaaaGTCCCGACGGCCCCTCCCAGGAGCCTCCCACTGAAAACGCACTGGTCTCTCGACCGTCACACCAACATGGACAACAGCCACATCCACCACCGGCCGGCCGGTCAGGAGACGTCCAAGAGGAAGCGAGCGGTAAAGCCCCGTTTGTCCATCATGGGGAAAGCCAACCATTGTCAAAACACTGCATGAGCTTCGGGCGACATCATCTGAAAGCCGATCGCACGTGCACCCCTGAACTCATGCGGCTGCGTACGAGAAAGCAAAAGTTCACCTTCCTCCGCATTGCATCATTGGCCCGGAGAGCTTTTTGCTTTCCGtccttcctgtcagcagcacTTGACATCCGCTTGGTCATTGGCCAGATCACAAAGCCTCAGACATCCCGTTTTATCCCACCTAACCTGCCACGTTAACATCCGACCTCCTCCCAGCTCCCTCATGGGATAAACGCTGCTGCCCGTTTCCCACCATTTTCCTTTGAAACCACCAACCAAACGTCGGCGCTTCCCTAAATGGCTGAAAAGAGCGCCGGAGCCGCGCGCCCTGCTTGacacctctgcagcagaaaacaaacaaaggcgATCAGACGTAATGAcaggctgcagagctgccaAACGCTCCTCAAGGCTCCGGAATTCATATGGTGCATTGACGAATATGAATCCCTGCTTCCTGAAAGGGAGGTTTCAGTGCACGACATCACCATTACAGTCACAACCATTCAGCGAGGTTAACCTACGAAGCTAGCTGGAGGTGCATGTGTCTGATACGAGCGCTGGTATTAACGGCAGGTGAAGAGGTGAAGCGCTCCTAATAACACAAGTTAATTAGATTACTGCTATAATGTGTTTAATAACTCTTCATTTCAGTCGTGTGCGATGCCGCAGCAGCATGTGGCAGCAGCGGCAAGAAGAGCTCAGCTGTCATCTGTAACGTCTTGTAGTGACGCCAGAATGTTGTTTCCTCTCTGTAGGAGACGCCGCCCACGCCAGCCATTCACGAAGAGCCGCTCAGTGACGCCTCAGTGAGTCGTTACGTTGAACCCTTTGCCTCCTTTTAGCCTCTGTCTTTGCTAAAAGCTCATTTAGCGAAACAAATTAAGCGCTAAATGTTTCCCTCCACAGAAGGAACCATGGGAAAAACGCCTGGGCTCCGTCTCGGAGGACGATCAGGACCACGACATGCTGTACCTGAAGGAAGCCCACCTGGGCATCGAGCGGAAGTGCTCCAGCATCACCGTCAGCTCCACGTCCAGCCTGGAGGCCGAGGTGGACTTCACCGTCCTCACCGACCTGCAGACGGGCATGGAGGAGTTCTCCAGGGGCATGTCGGAGCTGGGGGACAGGAATCTCTCCCCCGACGGGGGCCTGTGCTTCAGCATCGACTTCCTCCAGCCGCAGGGACCACCTGAAGTCCCTCCCCCTCTGACAACGGCGCCCGCCGCCAGAGGAGCCAGCAGGAGCCCTCCGGCCAAGCACGCCGGCGCAGAAGAGGTCCGAACGGAGGTCAAACGTCCCGAAGGACAGGTACGGTCTCCGCTCCTGTCATTAGAGTTATTCAGGAAAACGGGAGCGACTATTTTTGGTCCCCTAAAAATACACATGAAGAAACTATTCTCTTTCATCTCGGGATATAAAAGATCGGCGGCAAATGATTTTccacaaacaacagcaactgAGGCTGCATCCGTCTGGAATAATGGCTGAGTTTTATCACGGATGATGGCAGGAGGGCAGCTGATGAAGGTTTCTGGGTGGCGATCACACCCCTGGCGTGTTCCGCTGTTTACTGTTACtatgatgggaaaaaaagataTGCAGTGAATTTATctacaggagggggggggggggtgtaaacgATGACGATCACAATGATTGCtatggtgacatcatcacacttTATGAGTCCTAATCAGTgattatttatcatttcagtAAAAACCAGCCGAAGGTTGTTGCTGCACTGAGCTCATTTCATTCACACACATCAGGCTAAGTGATGCATATCAAACGTTATTGATGAGCTGTAAAACACTTAAAGCTCTTAAAATGCTCCCAGGAGATCCTCAGCAGATGTTTACACATTTCTTGGCTAAACTGGGATGTTATGCTGGGCCACTGAGACTTACTGGTTGTCCGTACTTTGAATTGCAGGAAAGGCGAAAGGAGGTTCAGGTTTCAACCGTTTGATCTTTTTTGATCTTTTTTCCAGCCGGCAGTACCAAAGAAACCAAAGAGGTCGGTGCCGGTGTCGTCCTCCGTAGACCGCGAGACCGGCCGCATCGCCGCCTACGCGCCGCTGAGCAGGGAGGCCAGCGACGTCATGCCAACGCCGGCGGTCAGGAAGACGGACGTGAGGACGGAGACGCAGGCCAACGGGTCGGAGGTCACCACCACTATCGTGGAGTTCACGGATCCGGTAGGTCCGCTCATCACACGGACACAGAAGAGGCGCGTTGGTCACactgggtgtggggggggcttctgTTTCAGGATCATGGCATCACGGCTATGAGTGAGGTTTCCTACTCTACCAGACAGACCGTCTCCCCCGTGAGTACAAATAGGGTTGCAactcagaccccccccctctctcctcgaATACCAAGTCTTTCTCGAATACCAAGTCTTTCTCGAATACCAAGTCTTTTCCTGTCAGGTTCACGTCAGCAGTTTAAGCAGAGAGTCGGCGGGTTCGCCCATCCTCGTTGCTGAAAACGTCACATCGGCAACCACGCACGTTACCAAGGTAGAGGAGAGGGCGGAGCTACATCTGGCTCGCTTCCTGAGTCCCACTGGTTGAAGgaaacgtgtgtttgtgttgcagacgGTGAAGGGAGGTTACTCAGAGACGCGGATCGAGAAGAGGATCATAATCACAGGGGACGACGACGTGGACCAGGAGCAGGTACGGGCGTACGCCACCTGCACGCTTAGAGGTATATTCTGACTGTCCATCTTCGCTCTCCATCAGGCTCTGGCTATTGCAATACAGGAAGCGAAGCAGCAGCATCCCGACATGCAGGTGACCAAGGCGATTGTTGTCAGGGAAACGGAATCCACCGAGGATCGCCACGGTGCGTCAGAGGTATGGCGCCTTCGTCGCTCCGAACGATTCAGTAAAGTTTTCAGCCTTTGACCAAAgcttttctctgcttcctcaCCCGCAGTCCTGATTTCCTGACACGCGAGCGCCCCCCTTTGGACAAGAAGCGTCATCGTCCCCAGTTAATGAAATCGCCACTTTCTGATGAACAGCCTGTGGAGCTTTTACCGTGCCCTTGTTCACAAAACACAGCCAAGAGTTTTCCTTTATTTAGATTTCCGTCCCTGACAGTTTGGAAGACACGTCTCATCTTCAGTTGGCTCGGCGCCACCAGAAACCCAAACACGTGGAGCAATGACAGCGATTACACCTCTGAGCCCCTGCAAACCTCCGAGTGCCTCAGTATTCAAACTCCTCACGCCTCAAAGATCAAACCGACGCCAATAAGACGCACGTTGGGAATGAATCCACCTGCCAGAGTTTGATCATAAATCCATACGCGTATCTTCCAGTTCTGTAGAACGTGGCAGCGTTCGGTGAGAAGAGAGAGGAATCCTTTCAGTTTTTGGAACCAAACCAAATCACAGtacttccctctctctctgtctcaaaGGTTTTACTGCTGTCAGGAGTactttacagtgtgtgtgtgtgtgtgtgtgtgtgtgtgtgtgtgtgccctctTCCTGTATGCAAGGATAGATGAGTTGTGACGTCATGACAGAATTTGTGCGTCTGGGCTTCAGACACTCCAACATATCAGAAACCTGCTGTATTATTTTGGTTCCTCCTGTCGCTTCAGTCGGCTCGCTTCTCCCTTCCAGGTTTCCAAACAAAACGGAGGTAGAAACTTCAAACTTCAGAGGCTTCAGAGATTTATCAGCTAAAGGAACGTTTGCATGGTTGGTCGCATTTTGGCAGGACACCGATTGATTAATGAGAATgtcagaaaaagaaacaaattctGGCTCCAAAGTGGAAAATATGAAGCATATGATGTGTTTTCATTAGAATGCCCCCATAAACAGTAGCAGGTGTAGGTCTAGTTGGCtgtattcatttgattttagtatttatttggattatttatgtatttatttcctTATTTAATGTGAGGCTGACTCATTCTCCTTGTGAATCATAGACTGCAGGTTCTCTACCAAGTTCAGTACAGTGccagatgatttaaaaaaaaaaggaaaaaaagataaatgctACATATCTGAACATGTTAGATTGTGTGTGATTTGGTATTTGAATGTTAGATGCTGTCCTGAAGTGTGTTGGTTAAGGTAGCGGTTAAAATTGCACACGTACGAGTCTTATTTTCTATGACATCACTTtttatggggaaaaaaagtgaactTTCATCCCAGTTAAGTGCCAAGAAAGATGGGTTGCGTCAAAGATTACCTTTCTTCAAAGCAACGTTCCATATTTGGGCCCCCGGGATTGCCCAAATTCACAAACTGCATTTAGATTATTGCATCCCCGTTGACATTTTTCGTAGTGTGAGCATCGATCGTCATGTTTGGGTTCAAGAATAACGTGATTAGTCATGAATGTGGGTGTCAAACTGCAAGTTTGGGAGGGAAACTCGTGCAGCCATGCATAATGGTGCTGTGCGTTTGGTGCAGTCCGGTGACTTGTGGAGATGCGTAGTTCCTGTGGTTGCAATGAGCGTTAATGTCCGCTAGAGGGTGCCGTGTACTTACAGAACTGAGCTGAATCCTGGTCAGattgacaccccccaccccaccccacccccaacctctCAGAAGCCTAAAGTCAGACTCACAGCACCACTCTACCCTGTTGATGGAACTCTGCACACTAACACCAGACTGAGTAACCACAAACACTTGACTGTGGTTCAGAGGTCTGACTCGAAGACCACCTCTCTGTacagctctctcctcctcctcctcctcagcagcttcAACTCTCCTGCTCTCCATTGCTTGGTGCTGTGACTTCGTTGTACATTGTACTTGCATTTccttaaaacaaataaaaagaaaacagagagaaaaagaggagagttTTGGTTCCTTCCTAGATGGTCACTCCTGGAGGTCACTTTGGATTGTTCTGCTCTTTCCCATCAGTCTCTGCATCAGTCTCCCCCAGTGCACCTCCCAATGCCCCCTTGTGTTGAACCCTCTCCATTCCTCCCTGCATCTTTCCCTGAAGCCTTTTAATCTCCATGTCCCTCGTCATCTATTTTTCCTCATGTTTGACCCTTTTTATGCAGTTGAAAAAATTGCATGTGCATGTTCTCGATCTTAAATGAATAAGCTCCGATGCATCATTTCATATACCTTTAACCAGATCCcagatgcatgatgggattTTTTTAGTAGAATAATAAAATATGAGCATCTCCTGGCCTGTAATTTCACTACTTTAGTGCCCAGAtctgacataaaaaaaaatcccaaaggaTTAAAAGTGCCTCCTAGTCATGAGGTGATAAAGCTTACGAGCTCATCAGAGGAAGACGTGGAAATAAGAAGTCACCATGTTTATTAAAAGCGAGTTGATCCAGTCTGAAATCCTAAACAACGTACACGGACCAGTCGGTAGAGCCTCTGAAGGTCCACCACCTTCACTGCTCGCGCAGGAGCCATGACAGTTCAGGGAGAACAAGAGAAATCTCATAGTATACAGCTAATTACTGATGGAGCAGCGTGAAGAGCCAGAAAcacaatgaggaaaataaataaatcatctctGGAACATCACTGATAAGACTCCTAAGACTTAAGGCTCGTTTGGGACCTGAGGATTCCGTCCGCCCAGCGCTCGGCGACGCTGAGTGAAGAGTCTTCTTTTGGATGAAGGAGGAAGCTAAGACATCTATTACTCAACACAGGCTGGCTGCCGACGATGGGATTCGCACGAGGCGTGCGCACGCTGCGTCTTCTCACAATGATACAACAGGCGGTTCCGCTCCGTACCTTTGGTTACAGTCTGAGATGCACCGTGGGCCGATGCGGAAGCATGAGTCCAATCCAGGTGGCGTTAAAAACGGTCCAAaatttatttgactttttttttcttgttttcttccttttttaaatgtaggtTTAGCAGATAaattcacccacacacacatgagcggGTACGGGCTTCAGTCTCCTCCACAACCAGGTAAAAAACCTCCATAAAAACATCATCTGAGAAAGGTCCAGAGGTCTGTacagcagccctgcagagaaGAGAAGCATACACATATCTCTGCCCACGGTCCTCAGAGGTTAGAAGCACTGGTCCCCCAAGTACAGGAGAGGAAACGGAGGAAAACCATCAAAGAGACTGCGGACGCTTCTTATTATTCCAAAACAACAGCCCGTGGAAGAGCCGGGTCCTCTCAGCGAATCTGTTTGAAAGGCAGGACGGATCTTTATAGAAGAGCGGAGATACTAAGCCAGGGCAGGAAGTGGACATCACGTGGTCGTCTCTGACCTGCCGTTTCTCCCGTTGGCGGGCGGCGAGCTCCTGCAGATGTTTGTCATAACATGGCTGTGAAGAGGGACGCCGCCAGGATAACCAGAGAGTAAGTACAGGTCCCCTGGGCCGCTCCCAATGGCACGGCACCTGAAATCCAGACAAGTCCATCAGCTTAATAATGTATTATTCTTCTACATCTGTGATCATATATGCCATAAAAGAAATCGTGTGGCGTAAATACCGAACAGTGCCGCTAGATGGCACTGCCACCCTGCCTGCCAGCTGGTTTAAAACCAGAGTGGGCATAGCATTGAAGGAtgtataaaaacagaaatattcaaaaacaaaaccctgcaCATATTATTTGCGTATTCCTTCCCATTTCTTTGTTTGATGAGATATGCAGTCATTTTCAGTCTTTAGATAAGAGACTCTACTTCACTGCCAAGGCAGTTAAACACAATAACTTcaatgagggaaaaaaacctcCACTTTAAATTAGCATTTGATGGAAATATGAGAAGATAGTGGTTTATCTTAAAGCAGCAGCTTGGACTTTATATTTACACGTATTTCTAGAGTGTCCCATTAATAATCAACctcaacaataatcaataaaaccTACAGCAGTAGAGTTTAGAAATGGCCTTAGATAGAAGAAATGAGGTGCAGAGAAGGACTGGAATCATAACTCTACATATGCTTTAAAAAGTTTGGATGTTGACAGATCATAACCCCTGCCGCCACAACCCACCTGCTATCTTGGGGATGGTGATCTGGCGGCTGctcctgccctcccctccctcgctgAAGGGCTTGATCTGGATGACGTAGTCCTGGTTGACCGGCAGCGACAGCTCCAGAGAGGTGCTGTTGGTCTCCACCACACTGGGCCGGCTGTGTTTGTCCTGGCTGTACATCACCTGCGGGGGGTGGAAAAAGGGCGGCGGTGTGAGCTTTAGCACAAACTCTAACAAGGACTGACCCAGGGTGGAGCAGAGATACGGGAGGATtcttgatgttgctgctgcctaTCTAGATCTTTATCTCAGCTGTGTGACTCCCCCTTGAGCTACAAACCATAAGGTTGTGGAGTTTTGTGTAAAGCTGAATGCATACTGGTATAAAGAAAGGGGGGTAGTGGGTGGTTAGGTTACAAAAGGTTATACCTTCAAAGATCTAATGCTACAATGCCACTACAACAGACACAAATAGGCCTTCCTGGCAAAATCTATATTAAAATAGACTGTTTCCTCATCTTCCACGTTTCGCCCCGTTTCTACCTTGTATCCTGTGACCTCTGACTCGTTCTCCAGAGCGTGCACCTGGTCCCATCTCAGGATCACCTTGGAGTTGGACGTGTTCCACATGATTTTGCCCGGTGCTTGACTGGGCGCTGCGAAGAAAGGGGAGCAACCAGCAAGCCGCTCAATAAACAGCAACATCAAGAACAAACTTTTTGAGATCCTGTAGCTGAGAGCAAAAAAGTGGCGGGGGGATTAGATGTGGAGGCGTGAGAACAGCATGTTTGGATCTCACTGAGGGTCGGGGGGATGTATAAGTGTGTAACAAGTGTATAACAACATCAACGTCTTTCCACATCAGAGGtgagaaactgggaacctgtcCATGTTTTGCAGGTATTATTGTATGTATTTATCCAAAGATAGACGTTCATCACATCCAGCCACACCTGAAGAGAGGCAACAGTCTGACCGCCTGTATTTCAGAGGCAAGAATGTGGATGTTGCTGTTCGCACAGCTCAGTCCAGAACCGAAGATAATGTGTctaaaataaacccaaatgTAACCTAAATACCTTGGAATATTGCTGTTTCAGCATAATAAATCATTAAATGTCTGCTCCTGCAAACTGACtttggaaaaaatgttttttaaatacagataatAAAAAGGATAATGAGCAGAAAACATACAGCGGTACATTTGGAGTTGTTTACAGCTGTTTCCCAGATCTCAAGATATGTGTAACATTTGTCAAATCCGTTGGAATTGATTATTAGTAGTAATTATCCATTACATCTATCAAACAGGTAACCTCCACATGGTTTGTTGTGGAGGGAATATTGCCTTCACTCTAATAGTGAAGTACTTCAGGGGCGGCGTTCCTCCAGCCGGGCCAACCcatcacacacaaagaaacagtcATTTGCGGCAGCATAATTAAAAAGAGCTTACGTGGTTTTTTGGTTGTGACATTGACTGTGTTGCTCTGTGGACCCACTCCAGCGCTGTTATAGGCCCGCAGGGACACGTAATAGGTGCACCGGCCCTCCAGGTCCCTGATGAGCACTGAAGTTTTATTCCCCACCGTCCTGATGACACTGGCGGTGTCTGGCTTCTGCCTCTCGCTCCAGTACTGCAGCTACAaccccaataataataataatcatttatataatataatatctATCAACATCAGCAACACCACAACCCGGTCTGACTGAATAAGGAGCTGTGCAAGAAACCGGATCGTCGTCTGCTTTCTTTGTACGATCGGATGGTTCAGGATGGAGTCTGGCTGACCTCGTAGCCCAGGATGCGTCTGTTGCTCCAGGCTAGCGGCTTCCAGGTGACCTCCACCTCGGACGCGGAAACACTCCTCGCTCTCAGCCTCCCTGGAGCTCTGCTGGGCTCTgaacgccacacacacgcacacacacacacacacacacacacacacacacacagagtcagaaaGACATGCATTTTAACTAGAATTTATAGCATTTTGACCCCCTCGCAGCAGCTACACTTGATAAACAGGTGGCTGTCATGTAACTTGTCTCCTTCACGCTTTGCTTAAAACATACATTACAGAATTAATGCAGTACAAGTCACCTTGCTCGCTAAATGCCGCTCTAAATTGCATGCCGACGATGTTAAAAGCATTTTTgcatgaaaaaaaaccaaaaaacaaaacaaaagcaggagaagctgaaacGGAAGCTTAAATTCCACAGTCCCGGacgtctttaaaaacaaaaccgaAACTAAAAGTCTCCCACTGTAGCTTTCAGTGTTCAGCATGGACAAACAGGAGACTCATTGCAGCTTTTGCTTCAGCTAGATTAGTGCTTAGCTCCGCCCTGGTGCAGCGCTGGCGTAGCCATCGCCATCGCCATCGCCATCGCCATCGCCGTCAGTCCCGCTCAACCAACAATCAGTTTGTGTTGTACTGGAAATGTGACCGACCTTCCTCAGCGGAGTGAATGGTAGTCACAGGGCTGAAAGGGCCTTCTCCTCTGTTGTTGTAAACCCCCACTTTGACCTGGTACGGGGAGAACGGGGGGATGCTTTCGTTCTTGAAAACGTATCTCGATGCCTCCGGGGAGGTGACGGCGGCCTGCATCCAACCTTGTGCCCCCAGAGGGCGGAAAGCCACCACGTAACCGAAACCCGAGCCGCTCTGGAGCTCCTCAGGAACGGGCTGAAGAGGAAGGACACGACCCAGGAGGCTGGAGTGACGTGAGCAGGCCACAAATTTTCGTATCTCAAAGACAAACCTTACCTCCCAAGT
This genomic window from Takifugu rubripes chromosome 3, fTakRub1.2, whole genome shotgun sequence contains:
- the LOC101079808 gene encoding band 4.1-like protein 1 isoform X5: MTTEKTSAGEMKSAMEGDARRANQVPEDHGEDDSSEKTPSKASKSPQKSNKRPKTVPVKVGLLDGSDYEAAVEKFAKGQTLLDMVCGHLNLLERDYFGLTFQDTDNSKNWLDPSKEIKKQIRAGSWIFGFSVKFYPPDPSVLIEDITRYYLCLQLRDDILSGRLPCSFVTHALLGSYTVQAELGDYEPEEHGPDYVNDFHFAPNQTRELEERVMELHRNYRGMSPAEADLSFLENAKKLSMYGVDLHHAKDSEGIDIMLGVSANGLLIYRDRLRINRFAWPKILKISYKRSNFYIKIRPGEVNPNLDQYEQFESTIGFKLPNHRASKRLWKVCIEHHTFFRLVSPEPPPKGFLVIGSKFRYSGRTQAQTRQASTLIDRPAPQFERSVSKRHMLPRSTDGALTLADSMDQLSQRSSSSRTQFMSREDLDQEGSLDLDHEHYQDPDQSIDQELEHHQAEEQDQRDISPPTKTLEVKQFLDKPEDVLQKHQASINELKRALKQPNSKKAPREKRPSSATPPGGTPERKPAAADARSNDTRDAFESPPHTCSESGKRGSEGKDVLSVASWTQANGKNHQTPANVIKTVRATSAMQEINLKLPLATEAFDWNAVHENGYSPSPGKQSSVFVDSDVRHRQHEQNIPSRTFDAPLFVDSLPRGSGTETASSKRDFEIWKTNKPFPLEPENDNKTGNLQSEVTKIVPLKPQRSKKSLNKDVSPAQIWSDRGVPEVNVTQLKDGSWQAGREDQDCEEQHFRGPVGQSPSQRGGETFYGSDFKDVLFCCSKVPTAPPRSLPLKTHWSLDRHTNMDNSHIHHRPAGQETSKRKRAETPPTPAIHEEPLSDASKEPWEKRLGSVSEDDQDHDMLYLKEAHLGIERKCSSITVSSTSSLEAEVDFTVLTDLQTGMEEFSRGMSELGDRNLSPDGGLCFSIDFLQPQGPPEVPPPLTTAPAARGASRSPPAKHAGAEEVRTEVKRPEGQPAVPKKPKRSVPVSSSVDRETGRIAAYAPLSREASDVMPTPAVRKTDVRTETQANGSEVTTTIVEFTDPDHGITAMSEVSYSTRQTVSPVHVSSLSRESAGSPILVAENVTSATTHVTKTVKGGYSETRIEKRIIITGDDDVDQEQALAIAIQEAKQQHPDMQVTKAIVVRETESTEDRHGASES
- the LOC101079808 gene encoding band 4.1-like protein 1 isoform X2 — protein: MTTEKTSAGEMKSAMEGDARRANQVPEDHGEDDSSEKTPSKASKSPQKSNKRPKTVPVKVGLLDGSDYEAAVEKFAKGQTLLDMVCGHLNLLERDYFGLTFQDTDNSKNWLDPSKEIKKQIRAGSWIFGFSVKFYPPDPSVLIEDITRYYLCLQLRDDILSGRLPCSFVTHALLGSYTVQAELGDYEPEEHGPDYVNDFHFAPNQTRELEERVMELHRNYRGMSPAEADLSFLENAKKLSMYGVDLHHAKDSEGIDIMLGVSANGLLIYRDRLRINRFAWPKILKISYKRSNFYIKIRPGEYEQFESTIGFKLPNHRASKRLWKVCIEHHTFFRLVSPEPPPKGFLVIGSKFRYSGRTQAQTRQASTLIDRPAPQFERSVSKRHMLPRSTDGALTLADSMDQLSQRSSSSRTQFMSREDLDQEGSLDLDHEHYQDPDQSIDQELEHHQAEEQDQRDISPPTKTLEVKGEDAGSPVDSKLEDAVALRPKQEQFLDKPEDVLQKHQASINELKRALKQPNSKKAPREKRPSSATPPGGTPERKPAAADARSNDTRDAFESPPHTCSESGKRGSEGKDVLSVASWTQANGKNHQTPANVIKTVRATSAMQEINLKLPLATEAFDWNAVHENGYSPSPGKQSSVFVDSDVRHRQHEQNIPSRTFDAPLFVDSLPRGSGTETASSKRDFEIWKTNKPFPLEPENDNKTGNLQSEVTKIVPLKPQRSKKSLNKDVSPAQIWSDRGVPEVNVTQLKDGSWQAGREDQDCEEQHFRGPVGQSPSQRGGETFYGSDFKDVLFCCSKVPTAPPRSLPLKTHWSLDRHTNMDNSHIHHRPAGQETSKRKRAETPPTPAIHEEPLSDASKEPWEKRLGSVSEDDQDHDMLYLKEAHLGIERKCSSITVSSTSSLEAEVDFTVLTDLQTGMEEFSRGMSELGDRNLSPDGGLCFSIDFLQPQGPPEVPPPLTTAPAARGASRSPPAKHAGAEEVRTEVKRPEGQPAVPKKPKRSVPVSSSVDRETGRIAAYAPLSREASDVMPTPAVRKTDVRTETQANGSEVTTTIVEFTDPDHGITAMSEVSYSTRQTVSPVHVSSLSRESAGSPILVAENVTSATTHVTKTVKGGYSETRIEKRIIITGDDDVDQEQALAIAIQEAKQQHPDMQVTKAIVVRETESTEDRHGASES